A genomic segment from Salvelinus alpinus chromosome 8, SLU_Salpinus.1, whole genome shotgun sequence encodes:
- the LOC139582629 gene encoding cytospin-A-like isoform X1 yields the protein MGNVGGKDGHGPTGSLHERSHLDLFQTPPSSLSDSDLAPAAAQLLQQGTPSSGATRGIVCQGGASPISKWRHTLSVPPECAVISVESSVSPQGTGIEMEGGRQTVRCSNSHTSSPVSPGQQPQFEGSPLEHSWQERDSGMEPHARPERAGEEMALALFSLLEHHRSALELSPGLDAPAGAAELLRRLLVEREELVEEVRNLKDTRRTERAEWLQFQCDLQVAVSVADRLRVEAEETLGTLRESHGNVAGQLDQAQCRQQDTDRELESLRAEHREACHRLSALTMEHQQTRAELDTRRHTLRESERDSLREREKDSHREIEGRDTEERPEGEDTSEDISTMEALDGKKKEREVEGEKRVKSEGEDVNMGGQFPKELVRGGENLLKVKGVAAAYLRNLAAGGKGCGLRDSPRIVVMSERSRSLSRLPLPTDSLPAQNGSSQTTTSKTLPLCKKEEPAKGKRMDRILQRQDSWSSFYTKKQEEDQNADPLFRPQDGFSMLLRRHGGSRRNSLLRWCQSRTQGYKNIEITNFSSSWEDGLAFCAVYHTYLPTHIPYSSLSTGDKSENLDLAFQTGESVGIPATLTVEEMLRPGGPDWQRVLGYVESMFRHFEM from the exons ATGGGTAACGTCGGTGGAAAGGACGGCCATGGCCCTACAGGTTCCCTACATgaac GGTCTCATTTAGATCTGTTCCAaactcctccctcttccctctctgatTCTGACCTGGCTCCAGCCGCGGCTCAGCTGCTGCAGCAGGGGACACCGTCCTCCGGGGCCACCCGGGGCATCGTCTGCCAGGGTGGAGCCTCCCCCATTTCCAAATGGAGACACACACTGTCCGTCCCCCCAGAATGTGCCGTGATTAGCGTGGAAAGCAGTGTGTCTCCGCAGGGGACTGGGATTGAGATGGAAGGTGGAAGGCAGACAGTGCGGTGCTCTAACAGCCACACCAGCAGCCCTGTGTCTCCAGGCCAGCAGCCTCAGTTTGAGGGTAGCCCTTTGGAGCATAGCTGGCAGGAGCGGGACAGTGGGATGGAGCCCCATGCAAGGCCAGAGCGAGCTGGGGAGGAGATGGCCCTGGCACTGTTTAGCCTTTTGGAACATCACAGGTCTGCACTGGAGCTCAGTCCGGGCCTGGACGCACCAGCAGGAGCAGCCG agCTGCTGAGGCGGTtgctggtggagagagaggagctggtcGAGGAGGTGCGCAATTTGAAGGACACACGTAGG acTGAGCGAGCTGAGTGGCTCCAGTTCCAGTGTGATCTACAGGTGGCAGTGTCTGTGGCCGACCGGCTGCGCGTGGAAGCGGAAGAGACTCTAGGCACGCTCAGAGAGAGCCATGGGAATGTGGCGGGCCAGCTGGACCAGGCCCAGTGCAGACAGCAGGACACGGACAGGGAGCTGGAGAGCCTGAGAGCTGAACACAGAGAGGCCTGTCACAGATTGTCTGCTCTCACCATGGAGCACCAACAGACTAGGGCTGAGCtggacacacggagacacacgctcagggagagcgagagggactcactgagggaaagagagaaggactcacacagagagatagagggaagagacACGGAGGAGAGGCCGGAGGGAGAAGACACTAGTGAAGACATAAGCACGATGGAGGCACTGGATGggaagaagaaagaaagagaagtggAAGGAGAGAAAAGGGtgaagagtgagggagaggatgttAACATGGGAGGGCAGTTTCCAAAGGAGCTTGTTAGAGGAGGGGAGAACTTGCTCAAAGTGAAGGGGGTGGCGGCGGCATACCTACGGAATTTGGCAGCTGGGGGAAAGGGGTGTGGCTTGAGAGATTCACCGAGGATTGTGGTGATGTCAGAGCGTTCCAG GAGCCTCTCTCGACTTCCCCTGCCCACTGACTCTCTCCCTGCACAGAATGGTAGCTCCCAGACCACTACCAGTAAAACACTGCCTCTCTGCAAG AAAGAAGAGCCAGCCAAAGGGAAAAGGATGGACCGCATACTGCAACGACAGGACAGCTGGTCCAGCTTCTATACAA AAAAACAGGAGGAGGACCAGAACGCAGACCCATTGTTCAG ACCTCAGGATGGTTTCAGCATGCTGCTGCGACGTCATGGAGGCTCCAGGCGGAACTCACTCCTGCGTTGGTGTCAAAGCCGCACCCAGGGCTATAAG aatATTGAGATCACCAACTTCAGTAGCAGTTGGGAGGATGGTCTGGCTTTCTGTGCTGTGTACCACACCTATCTGCCCACACACATCCCCTACAGTAGTCTCAGCACAGGAGACAAA AGCGAGAACCTGGATCTAGCCTTCCAGACAGGGGAGAGTGTTGGAATCCCAGCCACTTTG
- the LOC139582629 gene encoding cytospin-A-like isoform X2, with protein MGNVGGKDGHGPTGSHLDLFQTPPSSLSDSDLAPAAAQLLQQGTPSSGATRGIVCQGGASPISKWRHTLSVPPECAVISVESSVSPQGTGIEMEGGRQTVRCSNSHTSSPVSPGQQPQFEGSPLEHSWQERDSGMEPHARPERAGEEMALALFSLLEHHRSALELSPGLDAPAGAAELLRRLLVEREELVEEVRNLKDTRRTERAEWLQFQCDLQVAVSVADRLRVEAEETLGTLRESHGNVAGQLDQAQCRQQDTDRELESLRAEHREACHRLSALTMEHQQTRAELDTRRHTLRESERDSLREREKDSHREIEGRDTEERPEGEDTSEDISTMEALDGKKKEREVEGEKRVKSEGEDVNMGGQFPKELVRGGENLLKVKGVAAAYLRNLAAGGKGCGLRDSPRIVVMSERSRSLSRLPLPTDSLPAQNGSSQTTTSKTLPLCKKEEPAKGKRMDRILQRQDSWSSFYTKKQEEDQNADPLFRPQDGFSMLLRRHGGSRRNSLLRWCQSRTQGYKNIEITNFSSSWEDGLAFCAVYHTYLPTHIPYSSLSTGDKSENLDLAFQTGESVGIPATLTVEEMLRPGGPDWQRVLGYVESMFRHFEM; from the exons ATGGGTAACGTCGGTGGAAAGGACGGCCATGGCCCTACAG GGTCTCATTTAGATCTGTTCCAaactcctccctcttccctctctgatTCTGACCTGGCTCCAGCCGCGGCTCAGCTGCTGCAGCAGGGGACACCGTCCTCCGGGGCCACCCGGGGCATCGTCTGCCAGGGTGGAGCCTCCCCCATTTCCAAATGGAGACACACACTGTCCGTCCCCCCAGAATGTGCCGTGATTAGCGTGGAAAGCAGTGTGTCTCCGCAGGGGACTGGGATTGAGATGGAAGGTGGAAGGCAGACAGTGCGGTGCTCTAACAGCCACACCAGCAGCCCTGTGTCTCCAGGCCAGCAGCCTCAGTTTGAGGGTAGCCCTTTGGAGCATAGCTGGCAGGAGCGGGACAGTGGGATGGAGCCCCATGCAAGGCCAGAGCGAGCTGGGGAGGAGATGGCCCTGGCACTGTTTAGCCTTTTGGAACATCACAGGTCTGCACTGGAGCTCAGTCCGGGCCTGGACGCACCAGCAGGAGCAGCCG agCTGCTGAGGCGGTtgctggtggagagagaggagctggtcGAGGAGGTGCGCAATTTGAAGGACACACGTAGG acTGAGCGAGCTGAGTGGCTCCAGTTCCAGTGTGATCTACAGGTGGCAGTGTCTGTGGCCGACCGGCTGCGCGTGGAAGCGGAAGAGACTCTAGGCACGCTCAGAGAGAGCCATGGGAATGTGGCGGGCCAGCTGGACCAGGCCCAGTGCAGACAGCAGGACACGGACAGGGAGCTGGAGAGCCTGAGAGCTGAACACAGAGAGGCCTGTCACAGATTGTCTGCTCTCACCATGGAGCACCAACAGACTAGGGCTGAGCtggacacacggagacacacgctcagggagagcgagagggactcactgagggaaagagagaaggactcacacagagagatagagggaagagacACGGAGGAGAGGCCGGAGGGAGAAGACACTAGTGAAGACATAAGCACGATGGAGGCACTGGATGggaagaagaaagaaagagaagtggAAGGAGAGAAAAGGGtgaagagtgagggagaggatgttAACATGGGAGGGCAGTTTCCAAAGGAGCTTGTTAGAGGAGGGGAGAACTTGCTCAAAGTGAAGGGGGTGGCGGCGGCATACCTACGGAATTTGGCAGCTGGGGGAAAGGGGTGTGGCTTGAGAGATTCACCGAGGATTGTGGTGATGTCAGAGCGTTCCAG GAGCCTCTCTCGACTTCCCCTGCCCACTGACTCTCTCCCTGCACAGAATGGTAGCTCCCAGACCACTACCAGTAAAACACTGCCTCTCTGCAAG AAAGAAGAGCCAGCCAAAGGGAAAAGGATGGACCGCATACTGCAACGACAGGACAGCTGGTCCAGCTTCTATACAA AAAAACAGGAGGAGGACCAGAACGCAGACCCATTGTTCAG ACCTCAGGATGGTTTCAGCATGCTGCTGCGACGTCATGGAGGCTCCAGGCGGAACTCACTCCTGCGTTGGTGTCAAAGCCGCACCCAGGGCTATAAG aatATTGAGATCACCAACTTCAGTAGCAGTTGGGAGGATGGTCTGGCTTTCTGTGCTGTGTACCACACCTATCTGCCCACACACATCCCCTACAGTAGTCTCAGCACAGGAGACAAA AGCGAGAACCTGGATCTAGCCTTCCAGACAGGGGAGAGTGTTGGAATCCCAGCCACTTTG
- the LOC139582622 gene encoding 4-galactosyl-N-acetylglucosaminide 3-alpha-L-fucosyltransferase 9-like: MLSSTFLTGPLRIILVGILGLGGFLMLFVMYYQSAPSQICSPQPALPRHYSKPPENSSLSKKQPEPDKPIMLLWFWPESRRFDFSDCTTFFNIDGCQLTDDRSLYNKADGVLIFHKSINHDLSNLPPSPRPPFQKWIWYHVESPTNTIRIPGLENLFNLTLSYREDADIPVRWRLTARKGQGEDFVLPKKDKLVCWIVSNNNPATGTAVRDNYYRELVKHIKVDLFGKAFARFLRYEDYYSTLSSCKFYLSFENSVHRDYITEKLNGPLAAGTVPVVLGPPRQNYEDFVPGDSFIHVNDFPNAKALAEFLLKLDKDEEAYLRYFQWHKHFSAQRHLVQLSQEFIQAICYACDHVGKHKEYRVVHDIYKWHFG; this comes from the coding sequence ATGCTGTCTAGTACATTCCTTACTGGACCTTTGCGTATCATCTTGGTGGGGATCCTTGGTCTAGGAGGATTTCTGATGCTGTTTGTAATGTACTATCAATCAGCTCCATCTCAGATCTGCTCTCCCCAACCTGCTTTGCCACGTCATTACTCAAAGCCACCTGAGAACAGTTCCTTGTCTAAGAAGCAGCCAGAACCAGACAAGCCCATCATGCTGTTGTGGTTCTGGCCTGAAAGCCGCAGGTTTGATTTTAGCGATTGCACCACTTTCTTCAACATTGATGGCTGCCAACTGACAGATGACCGGTCTCTGTACAACAAGGCAGACGGGGTGCTCATCTTTCACAAATCCATCAACCACGATTTATCCAACTTGCCTCCATCACCTCGACCACCATTCCAGAAGTGGATCTGGTACCATGTGGAATCACCTACAAACACAATTAGGATACCTGGTCTAGAGAACCTTTTCAACTTGACCTTGAGTTATAGGGAAGATGCAGACATCCCTGTACGTTGGCGCTTAACTGCAAGGAAAGGCCAGGGTGAGGACTTTGTGCTGCCCAAGAAGGATAAATTAGTTTGCTGGATTGTGAGTAACAATAACCCTGCAACTGGAACAGCAGTAAGGGATAACTATTACAGAGAACTTGTCAAACATATTAAGGTGGATCTTTTTGGAAAAGCCTTTGCAAGATTCTTGAGATATGAGGACTACTACTCAACACTCTCCAGCTGTAAGTTCTACCTCTCCTTTGAGAACTCAGTCCACAGAGACTACATCACTGAGAAGCTTAATGGACCACTTGCAGCAGGAACTGTGCCAGTAGTATTGGGCCCACCTAGACAGAACTATGAGGACTTTGTCCCGGGAGATTCCTTCATCCATGTTAATGACTTTCCCAATGCAAAAGCCCTGGCTGAATTCCTCCTGAAGTTGGACAAGGATGAGGAGGCGTATCTGCGCTACTTTCAGTGGCATAAACACTTTTCAGCTCAGCGACATCTGGTTCAACTGAGTCAAGAGTTCATCCAAGCTATTTGTTATGCCTGTGACCATGTAGGAAAACATAAGGAGTACAGGGTTGTTCACGATATTTACAAATGGCATTTTGGTTAA